The following proteins are encoded in a genomic region of Arcobacter suis CECT 7833:
- the fabG gene encoding 3-oxoacyl-ACP reductase FabG: MKFTGSNVLITGASKGIGAQIAKTLASFGLKVWINYRSGAEAAEAIKEEIEKAGGKAAIIKADVTNEEEFTQAIKTIIDADGELAYLVNNAGITKDKLALRMSVADFNDVINANLTSSFIGCREALKVMSKKRFGSVVNISSIVGEMGNAGQTNYSASKGGLNAMTKSFAKEAASRGIRYNAVTPGFIQTDMTHELKAEVKAEYEKNIPLSRFGNPSEIADAVAFLLSDHASYITGEILKVNGGLYV; encoded by the coding sequence ATGAAATTTACAGGTTCTAATGTATTAATTACAGGTGCAAGTAAAGGAATCGGAGCTCAAATTGCAAAAACTTTAGCTAGTTTTGGATTAAAAGTTTGGATTAATTATAGAAGTGGCGCAGAAGCGGCAGAAGCTATAAAAGAAGAGATTGAAAAAGCTGGTGGGAAAGCTGCAATTATTAAAGCAGATGTTACAAATGAAGAAGAGTTCACGCAAGCTATAAAAACTATTATTGACGCTGATGGTGAATTAGCTTATTTAGTAAATAATGCTGGTATTACTAAAGATAAATTAGCTTTAAGAATGAGTGTTGCTGATTTTAACGATGTAATAAATGCAAACTTAACATCTTCATTTATTGGATGTAGAGAAGCTTTAAAAGTTATGAGTAAAAAAAGATTTGGTTCAGTTGTAAATATCTCTTCAATTGTTGGAGAGATGGGAAATGCTGGTCAAACTAATTATTCAGCTTCAAAAGGCGGATTAAATGCAATGACAAAATCATTTGCAAAAGAAGCAGCTTCAAGAGGAATTAGATATAACGCAGTAACTCCTGGATTCATTCAAACAGATATGACTCATGAATTAAAAGCTGAAGTAAAAGCTGAATATGAAAAAAATATTCCCCTTTCAAGATTTGGAAATCCAAGTGAAATAGCTGATGCAGTGGCATTTTTATTAAGTGACCATGCTTCATACATTACAGGTGAAATATTAAAAGTTAATGGTGGTTTATACGTTTAA
- a CDS encoding molybdopterin molybdotransferase MoeA produces MAINVQTAIEIISNLTLDLNFEIVPIENATSRICAEEIFATSFLPKFNNSAMDGYAIIYEDMNNELKIIDTIFAGDNNDKLLEKDSCIKIMTGAKIPENSTAIIPKEDVEELNDNKIKILKNVKECQHIRYIGEDIKQNELLINIGDEINFSKITLLASQGISYIKVYKKPKIVVFASGEELKLHYEKVESFQIYNSNTPTFIARTKELGCEVTFIGQAKDSIEAIKELINNSLDANLIITSGGVSVGDADFTKEAFNALDFETLFDGIDVKPGKPTVFGKIKNTYILNLPGNPLASALIFEMFGKILIQKLLGEKNIYPNYILGKLKESFFTKKGKTTIIPGFFDGEYFEVSQKKSPGMVSVLNSCNSMICIDNEVEKLEKDSLIKILPINWKFFSDIKKDFLTHE; encoded by the coding sequence ATGGCTATAAATGTACAAACTGCTATAGAAATTATTTCAAATTTAACACTTGATTTGAATTTTGAAATTGTCCCAATAGAAAATGCAACTAGCAGAATATGTGCCGAAGAAATTTTTGCCACAAGTTTTTTACCAAAATTTAATAATTCAGCAATGGATGGTTATGCAATAATTTATGAAGATATGAATAATGAATTAAAAATAATTGATACTATTTTTGCAGGTGATAATAATGATAAATTATTAGAAAAAGATTCTTGTATAAAAATCATGACTGGTGCAAAAATTCCAGAAAATTCAACAGCTATAATTCCAAAAGAAGATGTAGAAGAACTTAATGATAATAAAATTAAAATTTTAAAAAATGTTAAAGAATGCCAACATATAAGATATATTGGGGAAGATATAAAACAAAATGAACTTTTAATAAATATTGGTGATGAAATAAATTTTTCAAAAATCACTCTGCTTGCAAGTCAAGGAATTTCATATATAAAAGTGTATAAAAAACCTAAAATTGTAGTATTTGCAAGTGGTGAAGAGTTAAAACTTCATTATGAAAAAGTTGAATCTTTTCAAATTTACAATTCGAATACACCAACTTTTATAGCTCGAACAAAAGAGTTAGGTTGTGAAGTTACATTTATTGGTCAAGCAAAAGATTCAATTGAAGCAATAAAAGAGTTAATTAATAACTCACTTGATGCAAATTTAATAATTACTTCAGGTGGCGTTTCAGTTGGTGATGCTGATTTTACCAAAGAAGCTTTTAATGCTCTTGATTTTGAAACTTTATTTGATGGAATAGATGTAAAACCTGGGAAACCAACTGTTTTTGGGAAAATTAAAAATACATATATTTTAAATCTTCCAGGAAATCCCCTTGCATCTGCATTAATATTTGAAATGTTTGGAAAAATTCTAATTCAAAAACTTCTTGGAGAAAAAAATATTTATCCAAACTATATTTTAGGGAAATTAAAAGAGTCTTTTTTTACAAAAAAAGGTAAAACTACTATAATTCCTGGTTTTTTTGATGGTGAATATTTTGAAGTTTCACAAAAAAAATCACCAGGAATGGTTTCAGTTTTAAACTCTTGTAATTCAATGATTTGTATAGATAATGAAGTTGAAAAATTAGAAAAAGATAGTTTAATAAAAATATTACCAATAAATTGGAAATTCTTTAGCGATATAAAAAAGGACTTTTTAACACATGAGTAA
- a CDS encoding 6-carboxytetrahydropterin synthase, with translation MHWKISKEFEFCYGHRVWSQTLDTEFSLDGCLKCRHLHGHQGKILVYLEANELKDGMVTDFKHLNWFKQFIDDVLDHKFILDINDPLFSTLLPNVNKDELIKFDENYHLVDLTKFKDDEVHIKELYEGYVLVDFVPTSENLSAWFLKIVQKKMDKINIKVSHVEFLETPKSKSTFYA, from the coding sequence ATGCATTGGAAAATATCAAAAGAATTTGAATTTTGTTATGGACATAGAGTTTGGTCACAAACTTTAGATACTGAATTTTCATTAGATGGATGTTTAAAATGCAGACATTTACATGGACATCAAGGAAAAATTTTAGTTTATTTAGAAGCGAATGAATTAAAAGATGGAATGGTTACAGATTTTAAACATCTAAATTGGTTTAAACAATTTATTGATGATGTACTTGACCATAAATTTATTTTAGATATAAATGACCCATTATTTTCAACATTACTTCCAAATGTTAATAAAGATGAATTAATTAAATTTGATGAAAATTATCATTTAGTAGATTTAACAAAATTCAAAGATGATGAAGTTCATATAAAAGAACTTTATGAAGGTTATGTTTTAGTAGATTTTGTTCCAACAAGTGAAAATTTATCAGCTTGGTTTTTAAAAATTGTTCAAAAAAAGATGGATAAAATAAATATCAAAGTTTCTCATGTGGAATTTTTAGAGACACCAAAAAGTAAAAGCACGTTTTATGCTTGA
- a CDS encoding 7-carboxy-7-deazaguanine synthase QueE codes for MLEINEIFGPTIQGEGKLVGTPSIFIRFGKCNFKCEGFQVEYETPSGVKKCACDSYYAVDTEFKDTWTKYKSYDEIVNEVDILLSKYPNNYKIDIVITGGEPLLYWNKEEFQKLLKHYIENGHKVTIETNASLNLNFEFDYQKKILFSMSVKLSNSLEPLKKRINKETLTKILTNTKESYLKFVIGKDFLNDAKTEINSILEDIPKCEVYLMPLGDTADEINKNCEEVINMAIENGFKYCDRLHIRVWNNKRGV; via the coding sequence ATGCTTGAAATAAATGAGATTTTTGGTCCAACAATTCAAGGTGAAGGAAAACTTGTAGGAACTCCTTCTATTTTTATAAGATTTGGCAAATGTAATTTCAAGTGTGAAGGATTCCAAGTAGAATATGAAACTCCAAGTGGAGTTAAAAAATGTGCCTGTGATTCATATTATGCCGTTGATACAGAATTTAAAGATACATGGACAAAATATAAATCTTATGATGAAATTGTAAATGAAGTTGACATTTTACTTTCAAAATATCCAAATAATTACAAAATTGATATTGTAATTACTGGTGGTGAACCTTTACTTTATTGGAATAAAGAAGAGTTTCAAAAACTTTTAAAACATTACATTGAAAATGGACATAAAGTTACAATTGAAACAAATGCTTCGTTAAATCTGAATTTCGAATTTGATTATCAAAAAAAGATTTTATTCTCAATGAGTGTAAAACTTAGTAATTCACTCGAACCTTTGAAAAAAAGAATAAACAAAGAAACATTAACCAAAATTTTAACAAATACAAAAGAGTCTTATTTAAAATTTGTAATTGGAAAAGATTTTTTAAATGATGCAAAAACAGAGATAAATTCGATTTTAGAAGATATTCCAAAATGTGAAGTTTATCTTATGCCACTTGGCGATACAGCAGATGAAATAAATAAAAATTGTGAAGAAGTAATCAATATGGCAATAGAAAATGGTTTTAAATATTGTGATAGATTACATATTAGAGTTTGGAATAATAAAAGAGGCGTTTAA
- the argB gene encoding acetylglutamate kinase: MQNKHQKVQTLLDAIPYIKKFFGKVIVIKYGGSAQTSPDLKEKFAQDIVFLSLLGIKPVIVHGGGARITELLTKLEIPSHFVDGHRVTCKESMRVVEMVLSGEINKNITSLLTHHGAKAIGISGKDSAMINAVPKDGGKFGFTGDITKVNGEMINNLIKEGFIPVIAPIGDSAEPNHPGFNINADVAACEIAAAIGAQKVLFLTDTIGVLDKKGNLIQTLDKESVENYKKDGTIAGGMIPKVDSCIDAIHNGVNKAHIIDGRVEHSILLELFTSDGIGTQFIRKDNPNNGIDIEKLLND, encoded by the coding sequence ATGCAAAATAAACATCAAAAAGTACAAACTCTACTTGATGCAATTCCATATATTAAAAAATTTTTCGGAAAAGTTATTGTTATTAAATACGGGGGTTCTGCTCAAACTAGCCCTGATTTAAAAGAAAAATTTGCTCAAGATATAGTTTTTCTTTCACTTTTAGGAATTAAACCTGTTATTGTTCACGGTGGAGGAGCAAGAATTACTGAATTATTAACTAAATTAGAAATTCCTTCACATTTCGTTGATGGTCACAGAGTTACTTGTAAAGAGAGTATGAGAGTTGTTGAGATGGTTTTAAGTGGTGAAATTAATAAAAATATTACATCTTTACTTACACACCATGGAGCAAAAGCTATCGGAATTTCAGGAAAAGATTCAGCAATGATAAATGCTGTTCCAAAAGATGGTGGGAAATTTGGCTTTACTGGTGATATCACAAAAGTAAATGGCGAGATGATAAATAATTTAATTAAAGAAGGATTTATTCCAGTTATTGCTCCTATTGGAGATAGTGCAGAACCAAATCATCCAGGATTTAATATAAATGCAGATGTTGCAGCTTGTGAAATTGCGGCTGCAATTGGTGCACAAAAAGTTTTATTTTTAACTGACACTATTGGAGTTTTGGACAAAAAAGGAAATTTAATTCAAACTTTAGATAAAGAGAGTGTTGAAAACTATAAAAAAGATGGAACAATCGCTGGTGGAATGATACCAAAAGTTGATTCTTGCATAGATGCAATACATAATGGTGTAAACAAAGCACATATAATTGATGGAAGAGTTGAACACTCTATTTTACTTGAATTATTTACAAGTGATGGTATTGGAACTCAATTTATAAGAAAAGACAACCCTAATAATGGGATAGATATAGAAAAATTATTAAACGACTAA
- a CDS encoding 16S rRNA (uracil(1498)-N(3))-methyltransferase, whose amino-acid sequence MQFTYDEFCGSNILEIKDEVYNYLIKARRHKIDDEIYFRNLKDKNIYLYKINLIDKKKAVLNLILAEEKILLNEKKLHLGWCVVDPKTVEKHIASLNEMGVEKITFIYTDYSQKNFKINIEKLQKILINSSSQCGRSNIIKLEVCKNLEQFIKENENVYFLDFSTICIDDKKNEIKTLVIGCEGGFSQKEREKFNEDFVVGFNSNLILRSETAIISAGAKILL is encoded by the coding sequence ATGCAATTTACTTATGATGAATTTTGTGGAAGTAATATTTTAGAGATAAAAGATGAAGTTTATAATTATCTAATAAAAGCAAGACGACATAAAATTGATGATGAAATATATTTTAGAAATTTAAAAGATAAGAATATCTATCTTTATAAAATTAATTTAATTGATAAAAAGAAAGCAGTTTTAAATTTAATATTAGCAGAAGAAAAGATTTTGCTAAATGAAAAAAAATTACATCTTGGTTGGTGTGTTGTTGATCCCAAAACAGTAGAAAAACATATAGCTTCTTTAAATGAAATGGGTGTTGAAAAAATTACATTTATTTATACTGATTATTCCCAAAAGAATTTCAAAATAAACATTGAAAAATTACAGAAAATTCTAATTAACTCTTCAAGTCAATGTGGACGTTCAAATATTATAAAACTTGAAGTTTGTAAAAACTTAGAACAATTTATAAAAGAGAATGAAAATGTTTATTTTTTAGATTTTTCAACAATTTGTATTGATGACAAAAAAAATGAAATTAAAACTTTAGTTATTGGTTGTGAAGGTGGTTTCTCACAAAAAGAAAGGGAAAAATTTAATGAGGATTTTGTTGTAGGATTTAATTCTAATTTAATACTTCGTTCGGAAACAGCAATAATATCAGCTGGAGCAAAAATACTTTTATAA
- the acpP gene encoding acyl carrier protein codes for MALLDDVKEVVIEQLDCDPAEVKEDSRFIEDLGADSLDVVELVMALEEKFDIEIPDEDAEKILTVADAIKYIENIA; via the coding sequence ATGGCATTATTAGATGACGTAAAAGAAGTTGTTATTGAGCAATTAGATTGCGATCCAGCAGAAGTTAAAGAAGACTCAAGATTTATTGAAGATTTAGGTGCTGACTCTTTAGATGTAGTTGAATTAGTTATGGCTTTAGAGGAAAAATTTGACATTGAAATCCCTGATGAAGATGCAGAGAAAATCTTAACAGTTGCAGATGCTATAAAATACATTGAGAATATCGCGTAA
- a CDS encoding cytochrome b has product MAKFEKANSVGEWLDQRLNLTTFNKVMMTEYWIPKDINFLWAMGVLLATTFGILIISGIFLMMYYKPDVNLAFDSVNYTIMQEVAFGWLFRHIHGVAASVVFLIIYIHMFTGIYYGSYKQGREMIWISGMLLFMTFSAAGFSGYMLPWGQMSYWAAMVITNLFGGVPVIGPELVVWIRGDFNVADATLTRFFMLHVFLLPITIMGIIGLHFYTLRIPHVNNQNSDEFDFDVEAEKYLAGNKKESKVIPFWPVFISKDLAVLGVFLIFYFYLVFFHYNFAMDPVNFDPANNMVTPPHIYPEWYFLWSYEVLRGFFFDIAGFKAFDIGLIAFAFANVIFLVLPWLDRDPKILPAHKRPVFFVWFWILMIDLIVLTVYGKLPPTGTNAWVGFFAAVAFILLFIILPIVTKIDAKKRGSL; this is encoded by the coding sequence ATGGCAAAATTTGAAAAAGCTAACTCTGTTGGTGAATGGTTAGACCAAAGATTAAATCTAACTACTTTCAACAAGGTAATGATGACTGAATATTGGATTCCAAAAGATATTAACTTCTTATGGGCAATGGGTGTTTTATTAGCTACTACTTTCGGTATTTTAATTATTTCTGGAATATTCTTAATGATGTACTACAAACCAGATGTTAATTTAGCATTTGATTCTGTTAACTATACAATTATGCAAGAAGTTGCATTTGGTTGGTTATTTAGACATATTCATGGTGTTGCTGCTTCTGTAGTTTTCTTAATCATTTATATTCATATGTTTACAGGTATCTATTATGGTTCTTATAAACAAGGTAGAGAGATGATTTGGATTTCTGGTATGTTATTATTTATGACATTCTCTGCTGCTGGATTCTCTGGATATATGTTACCATGGGGACAAATGTCTTACTGGGCTGCGATGGTTATTACTAACTTATTTGGTGGAGTTCCAGTTATTGGTCCTGAATTAGTTGTTTGGATTAGAGGAGACTTTAACGTTGCTGATGCTACATTAACAAGATTCTTTATGTTACACGTATTCTTATTACCTATTACAATTATGGGAATTATTGGTTTACACTTCTATACATTAAGAATTCCTCACGTTAATAACCAAAATTCTGATGAATTTGACTTTGATGTTGAAGCTGAAAAATATTTAGCTGGAAATAAAAAAGAGTCAAAAGTTATTCCTTTTTGGCCTGTATTTATTTCTAAAGATTTAGCGGTATTAGGTGTTTTCTTAATATTCTATTTCTATTTAGTATTTTTCCATTATAACTTTGCAATGGATCCAGTTAACTTTGACCCTGCAAATAATATGGTTACACCTCCACACATTTATCCTGAGTGGTATTTCTTATGGTCATATGAAGTATTAAGAGGATTTTTCTTTGATATTGCTGGATTTAAAGCATTTGATATTGGATTAATCGCGTTTGCATTCGCAAATGTTATTTTCTTAGTATTACCTTGGTTAGATAGAGATCCAAAAATTTTACCAGCTCATAAAAGACCTGTATTCTTTGTATGGTTCTGGATTTTAATGATTGACTTAATTGTATTAACTGTTTATGGTAAATTACCTCCAACAGGTACAAATGCATGGGTTGGATTCTTTGCAGCTGTAGCATTTATATTATTATTTATTATACTTCCAATCGTTACTAAAATTGATGCTAAGAAAAGGGGATCACTATGA
- a CDS encoding c-type cytochrome yields the protein MRELKILAVVVALTLITYWGVEPFAHSQMHPHVAPADFTFADVQEDVKEIKALQGDVANGETLVTSNCTACHSIEAKGFPQIMDNASSAAAYGVTPPDLSAAGKLYNADYLAAFIKDPAKTSKVSHKFVDGRVHPMPAYDWMQPQEVADMVAFLKSIAPKEMTNKEVFNDACQRCHSIKYADMKGGSMAAFTPNADIKHYMGKLPPDLSQFIRSRGHEYLETFVNDPQKHLEGTAMPRVGLSEESQAQVISYLEEVGDSKKAQREELGPKFLIYLVIFAIFGFLWKASKWRDVH from the coding sequence ATGAGAGAATTAAAAATATTAGCAGTAGTAGTTGCTTTAACACTAATTACTTACTGGGGAGTTGAGCCATTTGCTCACTCTCAAATGCACCCTCATGTAGCCCCTGCTGATTTTACATTTGCTGATGTTCAAGAAGATGTAAAAGAAATTAAAGCATTACAAGGTGACGTTGCGAATGGTGAAACATTAGTTACATCAAACTGTACAGCTTGTCACTCAATTGAAGCAAAAGGTTTCCCACAAATTATGGATAATGCAAGTTCTGCAGCAGCTTATGGGGTAACACCTCCTGATTTAAGTGCAGCTGGAAAACTTTATAATGCAGATTATTTAGCAGCATTTATTAAAGATCCTGCAAAAACTTCAAAAGTATCTCACAAGTTTGTAGATGGTAGAGTTCATCCAATGCCTGCTTATGACTGGATGCAACCACAAGAAGTAGCTGATATGGTTGCTTTCTTAAAATCTATAGCACCAAAAGAGATGACAAATAAAGAAGTTTTCAATGATGCTTGCCAAAGATGTCACTCAATTAAATATGCTGATATGAAAGGTGGTTCAATGGCTGCATTTACACCAAATGCTGACATAAAACACTATATGGGTAAATTACCACCTGACTTATCTCAATTTATTAGATCAAGAGGTCATGAATATTTAGAAACATTTGTTAATGATCCACAAAAACATCTTGAAGGTACTGCAATGCCAAGAGTGGGATTAAGTGAAGAATCTCAAGCTCAAGTTATTTCATACCTAGAAGAAGTTGGTGATTCTAAAAAAGCTCAAAGAGAAGAATTAGGACCTAAATTCTTAATTTACCTTGTGATTTTTGCAATTTTTGGTTTCTTATGGAAAGCAAGTAAATGGAGAGATGTTCACTAG
- the petA gene encoding ubiquinol-cytochrome c reductase iron-sulfur subunit, translating to MSKEINRRDFIGYSFAAVAAVGGAASLVGMKQAWDPLPSVLAGGFTEIDLSAVKAGEPETFTWRGKPIFILKKTAEMESSTRDLVIGADRFTVAIGLCTHLGCIPAWKKDKWKCACHGGEFNPSAKQVFGPPPRPLDLPPFSVKGTSITLGEEGPEYKAIADAMKA from the coding sequence ATGTCTAAAGAAATAAATAGACGAGATTTTATTGGTTATTCATTTGCTGCAGTTGCTGCTGTAGGTGGTGCTGCCTCGCTTGTTGGTATGAAACAAGCTTGGGATCCACTTCCGAGTGTACTTGCTGGTGGATTTACTGAAATTGACTTGTCTGCTGTAAAAGCTGGTGAACCAGAAACTTTTACGTGGAGAGGAAAACCAATATTTATCTTAAAGAAAACTGCAGAAATGGAAAGTAGTACTAGAGATTTAGTAATAGGAGCAGATAGATTTACTGTTGCTATTGGACTTTGTACTCACTTAGGTTGTATTCCAGCATGGAAAAAAGATAAATGGAAATGTGCATGTCATGGTGGGGAATTTAATCCTAGTGCTAAACAAGTTTTTGGACCACCTCCAAGACCACTTGATTTACCACCATTTAGTGTAAAAGGAACTTCAATCACATTGGGTGAAGAAGGTCCGGAATACAAAGCTATCGCTGATGCGATGAAAGCGTAA
- the queC gene encoding 7-cyano-7-deazaguanine synthase QueC, whose amino-acid sequence MSKISTKKAICILSGGMDSTLASYIAKNEGYEIIAVHFNYGQRTQDRELKAFRDICDDLKILEKYEIDIPFFTQIGASALTDKTIDVPTGGIEAGVPITYVPFRNGIFLSITAAIAEKEEATAMYIGVVQEDSSGYPDCTDSFIFDMKKAINEGTKKDTHIDIKTPLVHLSKAQIVQEAIKLNVPLEHTWSCYKEEKEACGVCDSCRLRLNGFRIAGVKDPIPYKAS is encoded by the coding sequence ATGAGTAAGATCTCAACAAAAAAAGCAATATGTATTTTAAGTGGTGGAATGGATTCTACTTTAGCTTCGTACATTGCAAAAAATGAAGGATATGAAATAATTGCTGTTCATTTTAATTATGGACAAAGAACACAAGATAGAGAACTTAAAGCATTTAGAGATATTTGTGATGATTTAAAGATTTTAGAAAAATATGAAATTGATATTCCATTTTTCACACAAATTGGAGCAAGTGCATTAACAGATAAAACAATAGATGTTCCAACAGGTGGAATTGAAGCTGGAGTTCCTATAACTTATGTTCCATTTAGAAATGGAATTTTTTTATCAATCACAGCTGCAATTGCTGAAAAAGAAGAAGCAACTGCTATGTATATTGGAGTTGTTCAAGAAGATAGTTCAGGTTATCCAGATTGTACAGACTCATTTATATTTGATATGAAAAAAGCAATAAATGAAGGAACTAAAAAAGATACTCATATTGATATAAAAACCCCTTTAGTTCATCTTTCAAAAGCACAAATTGTACAAGAAGCTATAAAACTAAATGTTCCATTAGAACACACTTGGTCTTGTTATAAAGAAGAAAAAGAAGCTTGTGGAGTTTGTGATTCATGCAGATTAAGACTTAATGGATTTAGAATTGCTGGTGTAAAAGACCCTATTCCTTATAAGGCTTCATAA
- the thrC gene encoding threonine synthase, which translates to MNFIETRGNDGIKPIEVPFSEAILNPSTSFGGLYVPKYLPKLEKNFILNHINSSYKELAFDILKAFEIDIEESEINKALSLYDKFDDASNPCPVVKVKDDLFVHEQYHGPTRAFKDMALQPFGSILSSIAKKRDEKYLILAATSGDTGPAALNTFRNKENIQVVCLYPDGGTSDVQRLQMVCEDGKNLKVLGIKGNFDDAQNALKKLLASKTFKEELEKDNIKLSAANSVNFGRIIFQIIYHFWSYIQLLKQKEITNGEKIYLVVPSGNFGNVLGGFYALQMGIPIEKLLVASNENNILTQWINTGVYDIRGKELKLTLSPAMDILKSSNIERVIFSLFGADRTKELMEDLNNNNIFKMSENETKELQKYFSAIYSDDTFGTSTIKEFLDNGYLMDPHTATCIKAYKELKDKQLKTVIYSTAEWTKFSPTVLNALKENNTKYSDKEALEEISSKYNASLVNSIKELFSAKINHSLVIEKENIEQEIVKFIRES; encoded by the coding sequence ATGAATTTTATAGAAACAAGAGGAAATGATGGTATTAAACCAATTGAAGTGCCATTTAGTGAAGCTATTTTAAATCCTAGCACTTCATTTGGAGGACTTTATGTTCCAAAATATTTACCAAAATTAGAAAAAAACTTTATTTTAAATCATATTAACTCTTCATATAAAGAATTAGCTTTTGACATTTTAAAAGCATTTGAAATTGATATTGAAGAATCTGAAATAAATAAAGCCTTATCTTTATATGATAAATTTGATGATGCTTCAAATCCTTGTCCAGTTGTAAAGGTAAAAGATGACTTATTCGTACATGAACAATATCATGGACCAACAAGGGCTTTTAAAGATATGGCATTACAACCTTTTGGTTCAATCCTTTCTTCAATTGCAAAAAAAAGAGATGAAAAATATCTAATTCTTGCTGCAACTTCTGGGGATACAGGGCCAGCTGCACTTAATACTTTTAGAAATAAAGAAAATATTCAAGTGGTTTGTTTATATCCAGATGGAGGAACTAGTGATGTTCAAAGACTTCAAATGGTTTGTGAAGATGGAAAAAATCTAAAAGTTTTAGGAATAAAAGGAAATTTTGATGATGCACAAAATGCTCTAAAAAAACTTTTAGCTTCAAAAACTTTTAAAGAAGAATTAGAAAAAGATAATATTAAACTAAGTGCTGCAAATTCAGTAAACTTTGGAAGAATTATTTTCCAAATAATTTATCATTTTTGGTCATACATTCAACTTTTAAAACAAAAAGAGATTACAAATGGTGAGAAAATATATCTAGTTGTCCCATCTGGAAATTTTGGAAATGTATTGGGTGGATTTTATGCACTTCAAATGGGAATTCCAATTGAAAAATTATTGGTTGCTTCAAATGAAAATAATATTTTAACTCAATGGATTAATACAGGAGTTTACGATATTAGAGGAAAAGAGTTAAAACTTACACTTTCTCCTGCAATGGATATTTTAAAATCATCTAACATCGAAAGAGTTATCTTTTCTTTATTTGGTGCAGATAGAACAAAAGAGTTAATGGAAGATTTAAATAACAATAATATTTTCAAAATGAGTGAAAATGAAACAAAAGAACTACAAAAATATTTTTCGGCAATCTACTCAGATGATACTTTTGGGACATCTACAATCAAAGAATTTTTAGATAATGGTTACTTAATGGACCCACATACGGCAACTTGTATTAAAGCATATAAAGAATTAAAAGATAAACAACTAAAAACTGTTATTTATTCAACTGCTGAATGGACAAAATTCTCTCCAACTGTTCTAAATGCATTAAAAGAAAACAACACTAAATACTCAGATAAAGAAGCTTTAGAAGAGATTTCTTCAAAATATAATGCAAGTTTAGTGAATAGTATTAAAGAGTTATTTTCTGCAAAAATAAATCACTCTTTGGTTATTGAAAAAGAAAATATCGAACAAGAAATTGTTAAATTTATTAGAGAATCATAA